One window of the Tetragenococcus koreensis genome contains the following:
- the dcm gene encoding DNA (cytosine-5-)-methyltransferase yields MKLEYRKKFFDDFENKTVRFIDLFAGIGGIRLGFDDENTECVFSSEWDKFAQQTYEANFREKPAGDIKQIKASDIPNHDVLLGGFPCQPFSNIGKRNGFSDENQGTLFFDILRILQYHQPSMFLLENVPGILTIDGGKTFEVIMESLENAGYNVFYDVLDAKNFGLAQNRKRVIFVGFHKGLGIDEFIFPKGNNLPNQYAKDIIEKDADPVRYSISKNLQKNYLFKKDDGRPQIIDENSEFQVKTLVSTYHKIQRLTGTFVKGGETGLRLMSELECKRIMGFPDDYIIPVSRTQMYRQMGNSVAIPVIKEVSNEMKYLYGKVKKRSAP; encoded by the coding sequence ATGAAACTCGAATATAGAAAAAAATTTTTTGATGATTTTGAAAATAAAACGGTACGTTTTATTGACTTATTTGCTGGAATTGGTGGTATTCGTTTAGGTTTTGATGATGAAAATACAGAGTGTGTTTTTAGTTCCGAGTGGGATAAATTTGCACAACAAACTTATGAGGCTAATTTTAGAGAAAAGCCAGCAGGAGATATTAAACAAATAAAAGCTAGTGATATTCCAAATCATGATGTTCTCTTAGGCGGGTTTCCGTGCCAACCTTTTTCCAACATAGGTAAAAGAAACGGATTTTCGGATGAGAATCAAGGAACATTATTTTTCGATATATTAAGGATATTACAATATCATCAACCATCTATGTTTTTATTAGAAAATGTACCAGGAATCCTAACAATCGACGGCGGAAAAACATTTGAAGTAATTATGGAATCTCTAGAAAATGCTGGTTATAATGTTTTTTATGATGTTTTAGATGCTAAAAATTTTGGTTTAGCACAAAATAGAAAACGTGTCATTTTTGTTGGTTTTCATAAAGGTTTAGGAATTGATGAATTTATTTTTCCGAAAGGTAATAATCTCCCTAATCAATATGCCAAAGATATTATTGAAAAAGATGCTGATCCAGTGCGTTATTCAATTTCTAAAAACCTTCAAAAAAACTATCTATTTAAGAAAGATGATGGAAGACCTCAAATTATCGATGAAAATTCTGAGTTTCAAGTAAAAACATTAGTTTCTACATATCATAAAATTCAAAGATTGACTGGTACATTTGTTAAAGGTGGTGAAACAGGTTTAAGATTGATGTCCGAATTAGAATGTAAAAGGATTATGGGTTTTCCTGATGACTATATTATACCTGTGTCTAGAACCCAAATGTATCGTCAAATGGGGAATTCTGTTGCCATTCCTGTAATTAAAGAAGTAAGCAATGAAATGAAATATTTATATGGTAAAGTAAAAAAACGTTCAGCCCCTTAG
- a CDS encoding ArpU family phage packaging/lysis transcriptional regulator, which translates to MGLLRDVDFNQTRENAKDTLANYRRLQRITGQSKIDIKSPIITDMPKAPSNGNKAEDALLQIVDAEGELNAIVAGLMALPLTSRAVLYYSFCDKERWTNDLIGMEIGYSERQVRRVKEDALTEFAEAYKKGKLISYK; encoded by the coding sequence TTGGGACTTTTACGGGACGTTGATTTTAACCAAACACGAGAAAATGCAAAAGACACACTAGCCAATTACAGACGTTTACAGCGAATCACGGGACAGTCAAAGATCGATATTAAGTCGCCTATCATTACAGATATGCCAAAGGCGCCATCTAATGGCAATAAAGCGGAGGACGCATTATTACAGATTGTGGATGCAGAGGGCGAGCTTAATGCAATCGTCGCTGGGCTTATGGCACTGCCTTTAACATCAAGAGCCGTTCTTTACTACTCTTTTTGTGATAAAGAGCGGTGGACGAATGATTTGATTGGGATGGAAATCGGATATTCAGAGCGACAAGTAAGACGCGTGAAAGAAGATGCTTTAACCGAATTTGCAGAAGCATACAAAAAAGGTAAGCTTATTTCCTATAAATAA
- a CDS encoding HNH endonuclease — translation MFKQPKIRLGNKSYTEDELQEYRKANGKRYNRSVRQNGYNTEYTAFYHTPAWRRLRQQVLMRDDYLCQHCLAKGIANDKNLLIHHKTELKQDWSKRLDMENLEAVCFSCHNKIYKK, via the coding sequence TTGTTTAAACAACCAAAAATAAGATTAGGAAATAAATCATATACAGAAGACGAGTTGCAAGAGTATAGGAAAGCCAATGGTAAAAGGTATAACCGAAGCGTTAGGCAAAATGGTTACAATACCGAATATACTGCCTTTTACCACACTCCAGCGTGGCGCAGGTTGCGTCAACAAGTCTTAATGCGAGATGACTATCTGTGTCAGCATTGTTTAGCCAAAGGAATTGCGAATGACAAAAATTTACTTATCCATCACAAAACAGAATTGAAACAAGATTGGTCCAAAAGACTGGACATGGAAAATTTAGAGGCAGTTTGTTTTTCCTGCCACAATAAAATTTATAAAAAATAA
- a CDS encoding phage terminase small subunit P27 family → MARPRKLNDAKQGHRTKAELEAAELQENTLNTYDQINVDDVPEDLNGIAQKEWLRIVPLMSQLPIAELDMVMVKNYCQLVGMQEEAYADIQRVGTYDPSENKRTGPYLIYMDCHKELKSVCNKLGLTIDSRMRIVVPTESEEKQSVYDQFGVDDDD, encoded by the coding sequence ATGGCTAGACCTAGAAAATTAAACGATGCAAAGCAAGGACACCGCACAAAAGCGGAGTTAGAAGCCGCTGAACTACAAGAAAATACGTTAAACACCTATGATCAAATCAATGTGGATGATGTACCAGAGGATTTGAACGGAATAGCTCAAAAAGAATGGCTGCGAATCGTACCTTTAATGTCTCAACTACCAATTGCTGAACTAGATATGGTTATGGTAAAAAATTATTGCCAGTTGGTGGGCATGCAAGAGGAAGCTTATGCGGATATTCAACGGGTAGGAACCTATGACCCCAGCGAAAATAAGCGCACAGGACCTTATTTAATCTATATGGATTGTCACAAAGAACTAAAATCCGTATGTAACAAGCTAGGTTTAACGATTGACAGCCGTATGCGCATTGTTGTACCTACCGAAAGCGAAGAAAAACAATCAGTATATGATCAATTCGGTGTTGATGACGATGACTAG